A DNA window from Mastomys coucha isolate ucsf_1 unplaced genomic scaffold, UCSF_Mcou_1 pScaffold21, whole genome shotgun sequence contains the following coding sequences:
- the P2ry6 gene encoding P2Y purinoceptor 6, which translates to MEQDNGTIQAPGLPPTTCVYREDFKRLLLPPVYSVVLVVGLPLNICVIAQICASRRTLTRSAVYTLNLALADLLYACSLPLLIYNYARGDHWPFGDLACRFVRFLFYANLHGSILFLTCISFQRYLGICHPLASWHKRGGRRTAWVVCGIVWLAVTAQCLPTAVFAATGIQRNRTVCYDLSPPTLSTRYLPYGMALTVIGFLLPFTALLACYCLMARRLCRQDGPAGPVAQERRSKAARMAVVVAAVFAISFLPFHITKTAYLAVRSTPGVSCPVLETFAAAYKGTRPFASANSVLDPILFYFTQQKFRRQPHDLLQKLTAKWQRQRV; encoded by the coding sequence ATGGAGCAGGACAATGGCACCATCCAGGCTCCAGGCTTACCGCCCACTACCTGCGTCTACCGTGAGGATTTCAAGCGACTGCTGCTACCCCCGGTATATTCAGTGGTGCTGGTGGTTGGCCTGCCATTGAACATCTGTGTCATCGCCCAGATCTGCGCATCCCGTCGGACTCTGACCCGTTCCGCTGTGTATACCCTGAACCTGGCACTGGCAGACCTGCTGTATGCCTGTTCACTACCCCTACTTATCTATAACTACGCCAGGGGGGACCACTGGCCCTTCGGAGACCTCGCCTGCCGCTTTGTACGCTTCCTCTTCTATGCCAACCTACACGGCAGCATCCTGTTCCTCACCTGCATTAGCTTCCAGCGCTACCTGGGCATCTGCCATCCCCTGGCTTCCTGGCACAAGCGTGGAGGTCGCCGTACTGCTTGGGTGGTGTGTGGAATCGTGTGGCTGGCTGTGACAGCCCAGTGCTTGCCCACAGCAGTTTTTGCCGCGACGGGCATCCAGCGCAACCGCACGGTCTGCTACGACCTGAGCCCACCCACCCTGTCTACCCGCTACCTGCCCTACGGTATGGCCCTCACGGTCATCGGCTTCTTGCTGCCCTTCACAGCCTTACTGGCCTGCTATTGTCTCATGGCCCGCCGCCTGTGTCGCCAGGATGGCCCAGCAGGTCCTGTGGCCCAAGAGCGGCGCAGCAAGGCGGCCCGTATGGCTGTGGTGGTGGCAGCTGTCTTTGCCATCAGCTTCCTGCCTTTCCACATCACCAAGACAGCCTACTTGGCTGTGCGCTCCACGCCAGGTGTCTCTTGCCCTGTCCTGGAGACCTTCGCGGCTGCCTACAAAGGCACTCGGCCCTTCGCCAGTGCCAACAGTGTTCTGGATCCCATTCTCTTCTACTTCACACAACAGAAGTTCCGACGGCAACCCCATGATCTCCtgcagaagctcacagccaagtggcagaggcagagagtctGA